DNA from Verrucomicrobiota bacterium:
CGCGCTCGCGCTCAGGCCCGGCGCCCTCGTTGCAGCAAACGCCGCGCAACCCTTCGGCGCCGAATTTCCCACGCTTGAATCGCTCACCACTGGCGAATGGTGGACCCGCGCCGCTGCAAACGCCGCCCGACCCATAGGCAAGCCCAAGACGAAACCAGGCGGCCAACCTCCGGCCCCGCCCATGGACGTGCCGCGGGATCAGGTCGTTGTCTTCGCCATTTACACGCACCAGAACGGCGTCCTCAAGATGTCCGCACAACTCTACCCGCTGAAGCCCGGCGAGGAACGCGTCGCGCGGCTCGAGTTCAAGCGCGACGGCCAGTGGAAGGAAGCCGCGCGCGCCGAGGTGCACTATCCCGGCTGGGACGCGCATTTCCGCATCGAGAATTGGAACAGCACCCAGGCCGTGCCGTACCGCGTGCGCCACGGGGAGAAGGCGATGTTCGAAGGGCTAATCCGTCGCGACCCAGTGGACAAAAACGAGATCGTCGTCGCCAACCTGTCGTGCAACTCCAGCCGCACCGTCGGCCCGCGCACCGAGATCGTCGAGAACCTCCGGCGGCAGGATCCCGATCTTTTGTTCTTCGGCGGCGATCAGACGTATCGCCACACGGAGCACACGGCGGGCTGGATCGAGTTCGGCCTCCAGTTCCGTGACCTCATGCGCGACCGCCCGGCCATCTGCGTGCCGGACGATCATGATGTGGGCCACGGCAATGTCTGGGGTGAATCCGGCAAGCGTTCCACCCTCCAGGGCGACGCCGACGGCGGCTACCGGTATCCGGTCGAATACGTGAACCAGGTGCAGCGCCAGCAATCCTGGCATCTGCCCGACCCGGTGGACCCCGCGCCGGTGGACCGCGGCATCCGCGTCTATTTCACCCGCATGACCGTCGGCGGCGTGGACTTCGCCATCCTTGAGGACCGCAAGTTCAAGAGCGGGCCCGCGGGCAAGATTCCGCAGATGGGTCCGCGCCCCGACCACATCAACGACCCTGGTTACGATCCGAAAGCCATTGACCTGCCCGGCCTCCAACTGCT
Protein-coding regions in this window:
- a CDS encoding metallophosphoesterase, which encodes MKRINRRTALKITAAGASALALRPGALVAANAAQPFGAEFPTLESLTTGEWWTRAAANAARPIGKPKTKPGGQPPAPPMDVPRDQVVVFAIYTHQNGVLKMSAQLYPLKPGEERVARLEFKRDGQWKEAARAEVHYPGWDAHFRIENWNSTQAVPYRVRHGEKAMFEGLIRRDPVDKNEIVVANLSCNSSRTVGPRTEIVENLRRQDPDLLFFGGDQTYRHTEHTAGWIEFGLQFRDLMRDRPAICVPDDHDVGHGNVWGESGKRSTLQGDADGGYRYPVEYVNQVQRQQSWHLPDPVDPAPVDRGIRVYFTRMTVGGVDFAILEDRKFKSGPAGKIPQMGPRPDHINDPGYDPKAIDLPGLQLLGARQEKFLHDWAQDWTGAEMKCVVSQTAFCGAVHLHGSPANRLLADLDCNGWPQTPGRRALELIRRAWAVHLCGDQHLAVVVKHGIHEFGDGPYGFTSPALVNTIYGRWWHPLDEKPGPNPVAGSPLPWTGDFKDGLGNRISMLAYANPENLSDEKKRADGYGIARFNKKARTITFECWPRFSDVRQGDKAQFPGWPITVAMDANDGRKVAGYLPELIFEGRANPVVQVIEEVSGDILYTVRAPGNRFQPRVYATGKHTVKIGRNKPDAQTLAGLEPKPKSSTGTRTVNV